One region of Ictalurus punctatus breed USDA103 chromosome 6, Coco_2.0, whole genome shotgun sequence genomic DNA includes:
- the LOC124628225 gene encoding E3 ubiquitin-protein ligase TRIM35 isoform X2: MVLREKCLWWGGFGGVCHEFPFKQRAVEHVSARARAEEDFSCPVCCEIFTDPVLLRCSDSVCKVCLQKFWETKGSRECPVCRRKSSMDHPPINLALKNLCETFLQERSQRSSSASETVCSLHSEKLKLFCLDDQQPVCVVCKTSKIHTNHKFSPTDEALTDCKEELKTALKPLQEKLKIFKDCKLNWSQTAEHIKIQAQHTERQIKEEFEKLHQILRDEEAARIAALREEEEQKSQMMKEKIEKLSRDISSLSDTIRGVEEEMRAEDVSFLQNYKATVRRAQCTLQHPEELSGPLIHVAKHLDNLKFRVWEKMQDAVQYTPVTLDPNTAHPNLIVSDDLTSVRLSDEKQKLPDNPERFDDCWCILGSEVFNSGTHCWDVEVGDCTLWYVGVMTESAQRKGYIFSRSGIWCVWYFDGKYRTWSTPQPDTLLSVTQKLQRIRVQLDWNRGKLSFSDPLTNTHIHTFTHTFTDKLLPFIRVACNKSPVKILPLQCSVRVNQIS; the protein is encoded by the exons AGGAGGATTTCTCTTGTCCTGTGTGCTGTGAAATCTTCACGGATCCTGTTCTCCTGCGCTGcagtgacagtgtgtgtaaagtgtgtttgCAGAAGTTCTGGGAGACCAAAGGATCCAGAGAATGTCCTGTTTGTAGGAGGAAGTCGTCTATGGATCATCCTCCCATAAATCTAGCCTTAAAGAACTTGTGTGAGACTTTCTTACAGGAGAGAAGTCAGAGATCTTCATCAGCGTCTGAAACAGTCTGCAGTCTGCACAGTGAGAAACTCAAACTCTTCTGTCTGGATGATCAACAgccggtgtgtgtggtgtgtaagaCTTCAAAAATACACACCAACCATAAATTCTCTCCCACTGATGAGGCATTAACAGACtgtaag GAGGAGCTGAAAACTGCTCTGAAGCCCCtacaggagaaactgaagatcTTTAAAGACTGTAAACTGAACTGGAGTCAGACTGCAGAACATATAAAG ATTCAGGCCCAACACACAGAGCGGCAGATTAAGGAGGAGTTTGAGAAGCTTCACCAGATTCTACGAGATGAAGAGGCAGCCAGGATAGCTgcactgagagaggaagaggagcagaagagtcagatgatgaaggagaagatTGAGAAGCTGAGCAGAGACATATCATCTCTTTCAGACACAATCAGAGGCGtagaagaggagatgagagctGAAGACGTCTCGTTCTTACAA AACTACAAGGCCACAGTGAGAAG AGCTCAGTGCACACTGCAGCATCCAGAGGAGCTTTCAGGACCACTGATCCATGTGGCAAAACATCTGGACAACCTGAAGTTCAGAGTCTGGGAGAAGATGCAGGACGCTGTCCAATACA caccTGTAACTCTGGACCCCAACACTGCTCATCCTAACCTCATTGTATCTGATGATCTGACCAGTGTGAGACTCAGTGATGAGAAACAGAAGCTTCCTGAtaatccagagagatttgatgATTGTTGGTGTATCCTGGGCTCTGAGGTCTTTAACTCAGGGACACACTGCTGGGACGTTGAAGTAGGAGACTGTACACTGTGGTATGTGGGTGTGATGACAGAATCTGCTCAGAGGAAGGGATATATATTCTCCAGAAGTggaatctggtgtgtgtggtaTTTTGATGGTAAATATAGAACATGGTCTACACCACAGCCAGACACTCTCCTCTCAGTAACACAGAAGCTCCAGAGGATCAGAGTGCAGCTGGACTggaacagaggaaagctgtcgTTCTCTGACcctctcactaacacacacatacacactttcacacacacatttactgatAAATTACTGCCATTTATAAGAGTTGCTTGTAATAAATCTCCTGTAAAGATCCTCCCACTTCAGTGCTCTGTAAGAGTGAATCAGATCAGTTAG
- the LOC124628225 gene encoding E3 ubiquitin-protein ligase TRIM35 isoform X3 → MASKFSEEDFSCPVCCEIFTDPVLLRCSDSVCKVCLQKFWETKGSRECPVCRRKSSMDHPPINLALKNLCETFLQERSQRSSSASETVCSLHSEKLKLFCLDDQQPVCVVCKTSKIHTNHKFSPTDEALTDCKEELKTALKPLQEKLKIFKDCKLNWSQTAEHIKIQAQHTERQIKEEFEKLHQILRDEEAARIAALREEEEQKSQMMKEKIEKLSRDISSLSDTIRGVEEEMRAEDVSFLQNYKATVRRAQCTLQHPEELSGPLIHVAKHLDNLKFRVWEKMQDAVQYTPVTLDPNTAHPNLIVSDDLTSVRLSDEKQKLPDNPERFDDCWCILGSEVFNSGTHCWDVEVGDCTLWYVGVMTESAQRKGYIFSRSGIWCVWYFDGKYRTWSTPQPDTLLSVTQKLQRIRVQLDWNRGKLSFSDPLTNTHIHTFTHTFTDKLLPFIRVACNKSPVKILPLQCSVRVNQIS, encoded by the exons ATGGCTTCTAAATTTTCAGAGGAGGATTTCTCTTGTCCTGTGTGCTGTGAAATCTTCACGGATCCTGTTCTCCTGCGCTGcagtgacagtgtgtgtaaagtgtgtttgCAGAAGTTCTGGGAGACCAAAGGATCCAGAGAATGTCCTGTTTGTAGGAGGAAGTCGTCTATGGATCATCCTCCCATAAATCTAGCCTTAAAGAACTTGTGTGAGACTTTCTTACAGGAGAGAAGTCAGAGATCTTCATCAGCGTCTGAAACAGTCTGCAGTCTGCACAGTGAGAAACTCAAACTCTTCTGTCTGGATGATCAACAgccggtgtgtgtggtgtgtaagaCTTCAAAAATACACACCAACCATAAATTCTCTCCCACTGATGAGGCATTAACAGACtgtaag GAGGAGCTGAAAACTGCTCTGAAGCCCCtacaggagaaactgaagatcTTTAAAGACTGTAAACTGAACTGGAGTCAGACTGCAGAACATATAAAG ATTCAGGCCCAACACACAGAGCGGCAGATTAAGGAGGAGTTTGAGAAGCTTCACCAGATTCTACGAGATGAAGAGGCAGCCAGGATAGCTgcactgagagaggaagaggagcagaagagtcagatgatgaaggagaagatTGAGAAGCTGAGCAGAGACATATCATCTCTTTCAGACACAATCAGAGGCGtagaagaggagatgagagctGAAGACGTCTCGTTCTTACAA AACTACAAGGCCACAGTGAGAAG AGCTCAGTGCACACTGCAGCATCCAGAGGAGCTTTCAGGACCACTGATCCATGTGGCAAAACATCTGGACAACCTGAAGTTCAGAGTCTGGGAGAAGATGCAGGACGCTGTCCAATACA caccTGTAACTCTGGACCCCAACACTGCTCATCCTAACCTCATTGTATCTGATGATCTGACCAGTGTGAGACTCAGTGATGAGAAACAGAAGCTTCCTGAtaatccagagagatttgatgATTGTTGGTGTATCCTGGGCTCTGAGGTCTTTAACTCAGGGACACACTGCTGGGACGTTGAAGTAGGAGACTGTACACTGTGGTATGTGGGTGTGATGACAGAATCTGCTCAGAGGAAGGGATATATATTCTCCAGAAGTggaatctggtgtgtgtggtaTTTTGATGGTAAATATAGAACATGGTCTACACCACAGCCAGACACTCTCCTCTCAGTAACACAGAAGCTCCAGAGGATCAGAGTGCAGCTGGACTggaacagaggaaagctgtcgTTCTCTGACcctctcactaacacacacatacacactttcacacacacatttactgatAAATTACTGCCATTTATAAGAGTTGCTTGTAATAAATCTCCTGTAAAGATCCTCCCACTTCAGTGCTCTGTAAGAGTGAATCAGATCAGTTAG